A single genomic interval of Hafnia alvei harbors:
- the fliS gene encoding flagellar export chaperone FliS produces the protein MYGTQQEGYGLYQDSDLAIQAAAATPHQLVLMLFGGLMDELVRAKSHIVAKRYERKVQSINKCIDILNALTSALDYEKGGDLALSLANLYDYCVYRLYDASHKLSVEYIDEVEAILNNLREGWEEMGKQNG, from the coding sequence ATGTACGGAACTCAACAGGAAGGATACGGCCTCTATCAGGATTCAGATCTGGCGATTCAGGCCGCCGCCGCGACCCCTCATCAGCTGGTTCTTATGCTGTTTGGCGGTCTCATGGATGAACTGGTTCGCGCCAAGAGCCACATTGTTGCTAAACGCTATGAACGTAAAGTTCAAAGCATTAATAAATGCATCGATATTCTCAATGCGCTGACCAGCGCGCTGGATTACGAAAAGGGCGGCGACTTGGCTTTGAGCTTGGCAAACCTGTATGACTACTGCGTTTACCGTTTGTACGACGCCAGCCATAAGCTGTCCGTTGAATACATTGATGAAGTGGAAGCCATCCTCAACAACCTGCGTGAAGGTTGGGAAGAGATGGGTAAACAGAATGGATGA
- a CDS encoding FliA/WhiG family RNA polymerase sigma factor, with product MDFMTNEALTPAQETQYLTAYLPLVKRVVRQLSYQTSSVLDREDMEQIALMGLLSSLRRYGHPDEQFGAYAIHRIRGAVLDELRQLDWRPRRLRQKTHKLNDAIRELARELGKEPSYEEIAGRLEITPQEYQEYLLLDCAKSLESLDDLLSNDGVGSALNSRPLEDEMMVSNTLRVALASLDKREQLILSLYYQHEMSLKEIALVLDLTEARVCQLNKKITEKIKSFF from the coding sequence ATGGATTTTATGACCAATGAAGCGCTGACTCCGGCGCAAGAAACGCAGTATCTCACCGCGTATCTGCCGTTGGTAAAACGTGTGGTAAGACAGCTGTCTTACCAAACCAGCAGCGTTCTCGACCGCGAGGACATGGAACAGATCGCCCTAATGGGGTTGCTCTCGTCCTTGCGTCGTTACGGACATCCCGATGAGCAGTTCGGTGCTTATGCTATTCATCGAATTCGCGGTGCCGTGTTGGACGAACTGCGCCAGTTAGACTGGCGCCCACGCCGCTTACGACAGAAGACCCACAAGCTTAATGACGCCATCCGTGAGCTGGCGCGAGAGCTAGGCAAAGAACCTAGCTATGAAGAAATTGCGGGCCGGCTAGAGATCACGCCGCAGGAGTATCAGGAATATCTGTTGCTCGACTGCGCTAAATCGCTGGAAAGCCTTGATGATTTACTCTCTAACGACGGTGTGGGTTCCGCGCTCAATAGCCGTCCGTTGGAGGACGAGATGATGGTCAGCAATACCTTGCGTGTTGCTTTGGCCAGCCTCGATAAACGCGAGCAGCTGATCTTGAGCCTCTATTATCAGCATGAAATGAGTCTGAAAGAGATAGCACTGGTGCTGGATCTTACCGAAGCCAGAGTCTGTCAGCTCAATAAGAAAATTACAGAAAAAATTAAAAGCTTTTTCTAG
- the metF gene encoding methylenetetrahydrofolate reductase: MSFFHANQREALNQSLAELHGQINVSFEFFPPRTSEMEDTLWQSIDRLSSLKPKFVSVTYGANSGERDRTHSIIKGIKDRTGLEAAPHLTCVDATRDELRTIAQDYWNNGIRHIVALRGDLPAGGGKPDMYACDLVSLLKEVGDFDISVAAYPEVHPEAKSPQADLINLKRKIDAGASRAITQFFFDVESYLRFRDRCVATGIDVEIVPGILPVSNFKQLQRFATMTNVRVPHWMTSMFEGLDDDAETRKMVGANIAMDMVKILSREGVKDFHFYTLNRAEMSYAICHTLGVRPEVHSPIIA, encoded by the coding sequence ATGAGTTTCTTTCACGCAAATCAGCGCGAGGCGTTGAACCAAAGTCTGGCAGAACTGCACGGACAAATTAATGTGTCATTTGAGTTCTTCCCGCCACGCACCAGCGAAATGGAAGATACTCTGTGGCAGTCCATCGACCGCTTGAGCAGCCTAAAACCGAAATTTGTTTCTGTGACCTACGGCGCTAATTCTGGTGAACGTGATCGTACCCACAGCATTATCAAAGGTATTAAAGACCGTACCGGTCTAGAAGCCGCGCCGCATTTGACCTGCGTTGATGCCACGCGTGATGAGTTACGCACCATCGCACAGGATTATTGGAATAACGGTATCCGCCATATCGTGGCTCTGCGTGGCGATTTGCCAGCGGGCGGCGGTAAACCCGATATGTATGCCTGTGATCTGGTCTCGTTACTGAAAGAGGTCGGCGATTTTGATATTTCCGTTGCCGCCTATCCTGAGGTTCATCCCGAAGCCAAAAGCCCACAGGCCGATCTCATTAATTTAAAACGTAAAATTGATGCCGGTGCGAGCCGCGCGATTACTCAGTTTTTCTTCGACGTTGAAAGCTACCTGCGTTTCCGTGACCGTTGTGTTGCTACGGGTATCGACGTGGAAATTGTGCCGGGTATTTTGCCGGTATCGAACTTTAAGCAGCTACAGCGCTTTGCGACCATGACCAATGTGCGCGTGCCGCACTGGATGACCAGCATGTTTGAAGGGCTGGATGACGATGCTGAAACGCGCAAAATGGTGGGCGCGAATATCGCGATGGACATGGTGAAAATTCTCAGCCGTGAAGGCGTGAAAGATTTCCATTTCTACACGCTAAACCGCGCAGAAATGAGTTATGCCATCTGCCATACGCTCGGTGTGCGGCCTGAGGTTCATTCACCGATTATTGCGTGA
- the fliD gene encoding flagellar filament capping protein FliD, whose protein sequence is MSDFTSIDPQTMATQLASYDVMALQAALKKQQTSLTGQQDALKALKSAMTDFRTALTALNKSNNGLLTNKVTTSLDNIANVTANSNAMKGTYNLYVEQLAGSHQVAFDDMTDDAVNNATGTFTLEVNGKSIDIEMDGLETMSDLARAINKTNDGSEKSPAITASLIRTDGEVKLMLSSDKTGAENELKLSGNIPAEMDTGKTTTISKAQDAVVYLGGKDSGLKITNSTNKLDGVIDGVTVELNQAQKDGDAPLRINVNTDTSETESQVKAFIDAYNTMRDSLGKLTASGSGGKDRGAFAGDAGIASLERELNNMVRTNIDGLDMTKFGITADKDGKLELDSEKLEKMLTDNPTQLTALFNGDDGLIKKMDKSLDKYLNNTNGVIKGRQESLDRQETQLTDRSDKINTRYENSYNRYLKQFTQLQQVMSQMNNTMSMFGLV, encoded by the coding sequence ATGTCAGATTTCACGAGTATTGACCCACAGACCATGGCAACGCAGTTGGCTAGCTACGATGTTATGGCATTGCAGGCTGCACTGAAGAAACAGCAAACGTCGTTAACGGGCCAACAAGATGCGTTGAAAGCGCTGAAAAGTGCCATGACGGATTTCCGCACCGCGCTAACGGCGCTGAATAAATCCAATAATGGCTTGTTGACCAACAAGGTCACGACCAGTTTAGACAACATTGCGAATGTCACCGCGAACTCCAACGCCATGAAAGGCACATACAACCTTTACGTTGAGCAGTTGGCTGGTTCGCATCAGGTGGCGTTCGACGATATGACCGACGATGCCGTTAACAACGCGACGGGCACTTTCACGCTTGAGGTTAATGGTAAGTCTATTGATATCGAGATGGATGGTCTGGAAACCATGTCCGATCTGGCTCGAGCGATCAATAAAACCAACGATGGCTCGGAGAAAAGCCCGGCGATTACCGCATCGCTGATCCGTACCGACGGTGAAGTTAAGTTAATGCTCAGCAGTGATAAAACTGGCGCAGAAAACGAACTCAAGCTGAGTGGAAACATCCCGGCTGAAATGGATACGGGTAAGACCACCACTATTTCTAAAGCGCAGGATGCGGTTGTCTATCTGGGTGGCAAAGACAGCGGACTAAAGATTACTAACAGCACCAATAAGCTGGACGGCGTTATTGACGGTGTGACCGTTGAACTGAATCAGGCACAGAAAGATGGCGATGCGCCGCTGCGTATTAACGTTAACACCGACACCAGTGAAACCGAATCGCAGGTGAAGGCGTTCATTGATGCCTACAACACAATGCGTGATTCGCTCGGCAAATTAACCGCTAGCGGTAGCGGTGGAAAAGATCGCGGAGCCTTTGCGGGTGACGCAGGAATTGCGTCGTTAGAGCGTGAACTGAACAACATGGTTCGTACCAATATTGATGGTCTGGACATGACTAAGTTTGGGATCACCGCCGATAAAGACGGCAAGTTAGAGCTCGATAGCGAAAAGCTCGAGAAAATGCTGACAGATAATCCAACGCAGCTGACCGCGCTGTTTAACGGCGATGACGGCCTTATCAAGAAGATGGATAAGTCGCTGGATAAATACCTGAATAACACCAACGGCGTGATCAAAGGCCGTCAAGAATCATTGGATCGTCAGGAAACGCAGCTGACCGACCGCAGCGACAAAATTAATACCCGTTATGAGAACTCTTATAACCGCTATCTGAAGCAGTTTACCCAGCTGCAGCAGGTGATGTCTCAGATGAATAATACGATGAGTATGTTTGGCTTAGTTTAA
- a CDS encoding flagellin codes for MALSIFTNASSMASTNALNKSNSLLSTSMERLGTGKRINSAADDAAGMQIASRLQGQTNGMTVAKRNIADATSMLQTAEGAFDEVSNIMYRMKDLATQAANDTNSTEDRASLQSEFDQLNSELGNIMGNTSFGGTKLLSGGTGLASTSGLNFQIGSSNAETLNVNVSSQLSGLTKTIGTAATTNPSGGAVPGTGLGALTLDSAANASGAISSLEGALKDVGSLRSTLGANINRLGHTSANLANMQDNTELALGNIRDADFASEASTMTRQQMLAQTSMSMLKQSNSMSGMVMSLLG; via the coding sequence ATGGCTTTATCTATCTTTACCAATGCCTCTTCCATGGCTTCTACGAACGCGCTGAATAAATCTAACAGCCTGTTGTCCACGTCGATGGAACGTCTGGGTACCGGCAAGCGTATCAACTCTGCGGCAGATGACGCAGCAGGCATGCAGATCGCTTCTCGTTTACAGGGCCAGACTAACGGCATGACCGTCGCAAAACGTAACATCGCCGATGCAACCTCTATGCTGCAGACCGCTGAAGGTGCATTCGACGAAGTGAGCAACATCATGTACCGCATGAAAGATCTGGCTACGCAGGCTGCGAACGACACTAACTCAACTGAAGACCGTGCATCCCTGCAGTCAGAGTTCGATCAGCTGAACTCCGAGCTGGGCAACATCATGGGTAACACCAGCTTCGGTGGTACTAAACTGCTGAGTGGCGGAACTGGTTTGGCGAGCACCAGTGGCCTGAACTTCCAGATCGGTTCTAGCAATGCAGAAACGCTGAACGTAAATGTCTCTAGCCAGCTGTCTGGCTTAACCAAAACTATCGGTACAGCAGCAACGACTAACCCAAGCGGTGGTGCAGTTCCAGGCACTGGTCTGGGTGCGTTGACTCTGGATTCTGCGGCTAATGCTTCTGGCGCAATTTCAAGCCTTGAAGGCGCACTGAAAGACGTGGGTTCCCTGCGTTCAACGTTGGGTGCGAACATCAACCGTTTGGGTCACACCTCTGCGAACTTGGCGAACATGCAGGACAATACCGAGCTGGCGCTGGGTAATATCCGTGATGCCGATTTCGCATCAGAAGCATCGACTATGACGCGTCAGCAGATGTTGGCTCAGACCAGCATGTCTATGCTGAAGCAGTCAAACAGCATGTCAGGCATGGTGATGTCTCTGCTGGGCTAA
- a CDS encoding flagellin has protein sequence MALSIFTNASSMASTNALNKSNSLLSTSMERLGTGKRINSAADDAAGMQIASRLQGQTNGMTVAKRNIADATSMLQTAEGAFDEVSNIMYRMKDLATQAANDTNSSEDRASLQSEFDQLNSELGNIMSNTSYGGTKLLSGTTGLASTSGLNFQIGSSNAETLNVNVSSQLSGLTKTIGTAATTNPSGAPVAGTGLGALKLDSATSASGAIADLEGALKDVGSLRSSLGANINRLGHTSANLANMQDNTELALGNIRDADFASEASTMTRQQMLAQTSMSMLKQSNSMSGMVMSLLG, from the coding sequence ATGGCTTTATCTATCTTTACCAATGCCTCTTCCATGGCTTCTACGAACGCGCTGAATAAATCTAACAGCCTGCTGTCTACGTCGATGGAACGACTGGGTACCGGCAAGCGTATCAACTCTGCGGCAGATGACGCAGCAGGCATGCAGATCGCTTCTCGTCTGCAGGGCCAGACTAACGGCATGACCGTTGCAAAACGTAACATCGCCGATGCAACCTCTATGCTGCAGACCGCTGAAGGTGCATTCGATGAAGTGAGCAACATCATGTACCGCATGAAAGACCTAGCAACGCAGGCAGCGAACGATACTAACTCAAGTGAAGACCGTGCATCCCTGCAGTCTGAATTCGATCAGCTGAACTCTGAGTTGGGTAACATCATGAGCAACACCAGCTACGGCGGTACCAAACTGCTGAGCGGCACAACTGGACTGGCGAGCACCAGTGGCTTGAACTTCCAGATCGGTTCTAGCAATGCAGAAACGCTGAACGTGAATGTCTCTAGCCAGTTGTCCGGTTTAACCAAAACTATCGGTACAGCAGCAACGACTAACCCAAGCGGTGCTCCAGTTGCTGGCACTGGTCTGGGAGCGTTGAAACTGGATTCTGCAACTAGCGCTTCAGGTGCTATTGCTGATTTGGAAGGCGCGCTGAAAGACGTGGGTTCCCTGCGTTCATCTCTGGGTGCGAACATCAACCGTTTGGGTCACACCTCTGCGAACTTGGCAAACATGCAGGACAACACCGAGCTGGCGCTGGGTAACATCCGTGATGCCGATTTCGCATCAGAAGCATCAACCATGACGCGTCAGCAGATGTTGGCTCAGACCAGCATGTCTATGCTGAAGCAGTCAAACAGCATGTCAGGCATGGTGATGTCTCTGCTGGGCTAA
- a CDS encoding flagellar hook-length control protein FliK: MSMMDLISSSMPTAMGASSTVSISDSTGAASTIGAVGGMPNSSASPENAAQFSHELLSMVGSLLAQSGVAGLRPAAGGTSADTALPSDDSDADVDDLASLPQEDQQQMLNLLLNTYQPPAQPVAMSLGEQQPSAELLMLNRQIAPQPVMPSASQPVNASVLSAALNAAPSDIAISSAMTKTHEAFSPVMQQHSSVPGDLLNASLATSAPSSVGNTVASTVQNFNATTAPLKLESSEERWPQQLQNSLGERLQVQVKNQVQHATIRLDPPDMGKIDISIQFESGRLQVHINASQGEVYRALQQVSNELRQSLTDQNFVQVNVQVSSQNSQQQSGHGHQGDAQQPFILSGMPLDSETTEPSKKTREDESVLMTI; the protein is encoded by the coding sequence ATGAGCATGATGGATCTGATTTCTAGCTCAATGCCGACTGCTATGGGGGCATCTTCTACCGTGTCTATCAGTGACTCGACTGGCGCTGCGTCGACGATCGGTGCGGTCGGCGGAATGCCAAATAGTAGTGCATCACCGGAAAACGCCGCGCAGTTCAGTCATGAGCTGCTCAGCATGGTGGGCTCTTTGCTGGCTCAGTCTGGGGTTGCGGGCTTGCGTCCTGCGGCGGGCGGCACGAGTGCGGATACCGCGCTGCCTTCTGATGATAGTGATGCGGATGTTGACGATCTGGCCAGTTTGCCGCAGGAGGATCAACAGCAGATGTTGAACCTGCTGCTAAACACCTATCAACCACCGGCTCAACCGGTGGCTATGTCGCTGGGTGAGCAGCAGCCTTCGGCGGAATTGTTGATGCTAAATCGCCAGATCGCGCCTCAACCAGTGATGCCAAGTGCTTCGCAGCCCGTCAATGCGTCGGTGTTGAGCGCTGCGCTAAACGCCGCGCCGTCTGATATTGCCATTTCATCGGCGATGACCAAGACCCACGAAGCGTTTAGTCCTGTGATGCAGCAGCATTCCTCTGTGCCCGGCGATCTCCTGAATGCATCGTTAGCGACGTCTGCGCCTTCCAGCGTGGGTAATACCGTGGCTTCGACGGTGCAGAATTTCAATGCGACTACTGCGCCGCTGAAGCTGGAGTCCAGCGAAGAGCGTTGGCCGCAGCAGTTACAAAATTCACTCGGTGAGCGTTTACAGGTTCAGGTGAAAAATCAGGTTCAGCATGCCACGATCCGACTCGATCCGCCGGATATGGGCAAGATCGATATCTCGATTCAATTTGAGTCAGGACGTTTGCAGGTGCATATCAATGCGAGCCAAGGTGAGGTTTATCGCGCCCTGCAGCAGGTCAGTAATGAACTGCGCCAAAGCCTGACCGACCAGAACTTTGTTCAGGTGAACGTTCAGGTTTCCTCGCAAAACTCACAGCAACAATCAGGGCATGGGCATCAAGGCGACGCTCAACAGCCTTTCATTCTCTCGGGTATGCCGCTGGACAGTGAAACCACTGAACCATCAAAGAAAACCCGCGAGGATGAATCTGTCCTCATGACAATTTGA
- the lafU gene encoding putative lateral flagellar export/assembly protein LafU, producing the protein MRSPKGKGHTTIIKRSSRKSHDAIHGGAWKVAFADFTLAMMALFMVLWIMGSVTEEERKEIVSTLNSESIFDGMSINPITQKSSGGGSNPILEGKRSGDENEDGSGSGSDNGGIKSEQPKQSVADIVNKTESLEEVNKRSQQEMEELARIILQVTSAYNAQTNMKMEIVPQGLRILVQDDQKREMFQRSSAILTPFFNRLLRDLAPVFNKLDNKIIITGHTDSSRYRDQELYNNWNLSGDRAMAARKALARGGLEMDKVLQVNAMADQMLLDNDQPLSATNRRIEIMVLTHTASDSLYQFFGNHGDKVVKPIADKISKR; encoded by the coding sequence ATGCGCTCCCCAAAAGGTAAAGGTCACACCACGATAATCAAGCGCTCCTCGCGTAAATCGCACGATGCGATTCACGGTGGCGCGTGGAAGGTCGCCTTTGCTGACTTTACGCTCGCGATGATGGCGCTGTTTATGGTGCTGTGGATTATGGGCTCGGTGACTGAAGAAGAGCGTAAAGAAATTGTCTCTACCCTCAATAGCGAATCCATCTTTGATGGCATGTCGATAAACCCCATCACGCAAAAGAGCTCAGGTGGGGGAAGTAACCCTATTCTTGAAGGCAAGCGTAGCGGTGATGAAAACGAAGACGGTAGCGGCTCCGGTTCAGATAACGGTGGCATAAAGAGCGAACAGCCAAAGCAGTCCGTTGCCGATATCGTTAATAAAACGGAATCGCTAGAAGAGGTTAATAAACGCTCTCAGCAAGAAATGGAAGAGCTGGCGCGCATCATCTTGCAGGTCACTTCGGCGTATAATGCACAGACCAATATGAAGATGGAGATTGTGCCGCAGGGGCTGCGTATTTTGGTTCAAGACGACCAAAAGCGTGAGATGTTCCAGCGTAGTAGCGCTATTTTGACGCCGTTCTTTAATCGTCTGCTAAGAGATTTGGCACCGGTGTTTAATAAGCTGGACAACAAAATCATTATTACGGGCCATACCGATTCTTCACGCTACCGCGATCAGGAGTTGTACAACAACTGGAACCTGTCGGGCGATCGTGCGATGGCTGCACGCAAGGCGTTGGCACGCGGCGGTTTGGAGATGGATAAAGTATTGCAGGTGAACGCTATGGCTGACCAAATGCTGTTGGATAACGATCAGCCACTGAGTGCAACCAATCGCCGTATCGAGATTATGGTGCTAACTCACACGGCATCGGACTCTCTGTACCAGTTCTTTGGCAATCACGGCGATAAAGTTGTGAAGCCGATTGCGGATAAGATCAGTAAGCGGTAG
- a CDS encoding transcriptional regulator, translating into MNKRYCSVNDWLLEISSGSILHLNTGERKRLGEYQLKLLDILTRHAGEILSREELTNMVWERRVIGNNSLPNAVHALRVALEDDGKQQKIIKTIPKKGYLLESSYCRCIETDALNENENITDIPHEGISTDSSIYNDEEASSNALSVEPVSPAINPDSGYSQETPQPDELQPAKKHSWLAYMVLILVAVLVSAAMGYKYLSLNNITLAAAQQENNVYSNIRLYQIVQDGDTATSKDSLYTKLKGTLYQLNQHLKTKNTYMDVYYKVSDQVLNYTFSVETTCANQQLAMTIYHWRTDTRQLNNLIFRETVRKINEIPACQSQ; encoded by the coding sequence ATGAATAAACGCTACTGTTCTGTTAATGATTGGCTCCTGGAAATTTCATCCGGTTCAATATTGCATTTAAATACCGGAGAAAGAAAAAGACTAGGTGAATACCAATTAAAGCTATTAGATATCCTGACTCGACATGCAGGAGAAATCCTCTCACGCGAAGAGCTAACCAATATGGTTTGGGAAAGGCGCGTTATAGGAAATAATAGCCTTCCTAATGCGGTTCATGCTTTACGCGTTGCTCTAGAAGATGATGGAAAACAACAAAAAATAATCAAAACCATACCTAAAAAAGGTTATTTGCTGGAATCATCTTATTGCCGCTGTATTGAAACAGATGCATTAAATGAGAATGAGAATATTACTGATATACCTCATGAAGGTATTTCCACAGATTCAAGCATTTATAATGATGAAGAGGCATCGTCTAATGCCCTTAGCGTAGAACCTGTTTCTCCGGCTATCAATCCTGACTCCGGGTATTCTCAGGAAACGCCCCAGCCAGACGAGCTTCAGCCAGCCAAAAAGCATTCATGGTTAGCCTATATGGTTCTCATTTTGGTCGCCGTGCTGGTCAGCGCCGCGATGGGCTATAAATACCTGTCGCTTAATAATATAACGCTGGCTGCCGCTCAGCAGGAAAACAACGTCTACAGCAACATCCGGTTGTATCAGATCGTGCAAGACGGCGACACAGCGACATCCAAAGATTCACTTTATACCAAGCTGAAAGGCACGCTCTACCAACTCAATCAGCATTTGAAGACCAAAAACACCTATATGGATGTTTACTACAAGGTTTCTGACCAAGTGCTGAACTACACGTTTTCAGTGGAAACCACCTGCGCCAACCAGCAGCTCGCGATGACGATCTACCATTGGCGAACCGATACACGTCAGCTTAACAACCTGATTTTTCGTGAAACAGTGAGAAAAATAAATGAAATCCCAGCCTGTCAGAGCCAATAA
- the motA gene encoding flagellar motor stator protein MotA, translating into MQKLLGLIIIFVCVLGGFIMSGGRLASFWQPGEIVIILGAGLGAMVLANPKHVLIEMWRQFRGVLRKNEYTDEYQRQLLMLLYELLELVQDGGLKVLDEHIEVPESSALFQKYPLILRDKDLVTFISDNFRLMAMGKINEHELEGILEQELGAMEEELLLPSRSLQRTAEAMPGFGICAAVLGIIITMQSIDGSIAVIGIKVAAALIGTFLGVFICYCLMDPVANAMEQRAKTQMAVLECVRTVLVNHVAGKPTLLAVDAGRKMLPMDSKPTFATLDSWVNQMVGDN; encoded by the coding sequence ATGCAGAAATTATTAGGTCTGATTATTATTTTCGTCTGTGTTCTCGGCGGCTTCATTATGTCGGGTGGGCGTTTGGCTTCTTTTTGGCAACCAGGCGAAATCGTTATTATTCTTGGCGCGGGTTTAGGGGCCATGGTTTTGGCCAACCCAAAACACGTGCTGATCGAAATGTGGCGCCAGTTCCGTGGTGTATTACGCAAAAACGAATACACCGATGAATACCAGCGCCAGCTGTTAATGCTGCTGTATGAGCTGTTAGAACTGGTGCAGGACGGTGGTTTGAAAGTCCTCGATGAGCACATTGAAGTTCCAGAAAGCAGTGCGCTGTTCCAAAAATATCCGCTGATTTTACGCGATAAAGACCTAGTGACGTTTATTTCGGATAACTTCCGTTTGATGGCAATGGGTAAGATCAACGAACACGAGCTGGAAGGTATTCTTGAGCAAGAACTGGGCGCGATGGAAGAGGAGCTTCTGCTGCCTTCACGTTCTTTGCAGCGTACCGCAGAAGCGATGCCGGGTTTTGGTATTTGTGCGGCAGTTCTTGGGATCATCATCACTATGCAGTCTATTGATGGTTCGATTGCGGTTATCGGTATTAAGGTTGCAGCTGCGCTGATTGGTACGTTCTTGGGCGTTTTTATCTGTTATTGCCTGATGGATCCGGTGGCAAACGCCATGGAGCAGCGCGCCAAAACGCAGATGGCGGTGCTGGAATGTGTGCGTACCGTGCTGGTTAACCATGTTGCGGGTAAACCCACGTTGCTGGCCGTAGATGCGGGCCGCAAGATGTTGCCAATGGATTCCAAACCTACCTTCGCTACGCTGGATTCTTGGGTGAACCAGATGGTGGGGGATAACTGA
- the metJ gene encoding met regulon transcriptional regulator MetJ — MAAEWNGEYISPYAEHGKKSEQVKKITVSIPLKVLKILTDERTRRQVNNLRHATNSELLCEAFLHAFTGQPLPNDADLRKERSDEIPEAAKILMREMGIDPDTWEY, encoded by the coding sequence ATGGCTGCTGAATGGAATGGCGAATACATCAGCCCTTATGCTGAGCACGGCAAAAAAAGCGAGCAGGTGAAAAAAATCACTGTATCTATCCCGCTGAAAGTGCTGAAAATCTTAACCGACGAGCGCACGCGCCGTCAGGTCAACAACCTACGTCACGCAACCAACAGTGAGTTGCTGTGTGAAGCGTTTCTGCATGCGTTTACTGGCCAACCGCTGCCTAACGATGCAGACCTGCGTAAAGAGCGTAGCGATGAAATCCCAGAAGCGGCAAAAATATTGATGAGAGAGATGGGTATCGACCCAGACACTTGGGAATATTAA
- a CDS encoding flagellar basal body-associated FliL family protein, translating into MTVKTFSLGLVIALVAAVLAAVLAVMGNHILAQPENGVGDKISKMFSADGEATIEFVEIKNVVITLKSDNKKERYLLLELALATSDSKETARTEAMIPAIRGATVSLLSDMEYSHIRGMNVVELREQLMAAYVKKFKALNTGVPFHDVIISKMVFQ; encoded by the coding sequence ATGACCGTAAAAACATTTTCATTAGGTTTGGTAATCGCATTAGTCGCCGCCGTGCTGGCGGCGGTTTTAGCCGTAATGGGGAATCATATTTTGGCTCAGCCAGAAAACGGCGTGGGCGACAAGATTTCTAAGATGTTCTCCGCTGATGGCGAAGCCACCATTGAGTTTGTCGAAATTAAGAACGTTGTTATCACCTTGAAAAGTGATAACAAAAAAGAACGCTATCTGCTTTTGGAATTGGCGCTTGCGACTTCTGATAGCAAAGAAACTGCGCGTACTGAGGCGATGATTCCTGCGATCCGCGGAGCGACCGTTAGCCTGTTATCCGACATGGAATATTCACATATTCGTGGCATGAACGTGGTTGAGCTGCGTGAACAGCTGATGGCGGCGTATGTGAAGAAGTTTAAAGCACTAAATACGGGCGTGCCGTTTCACGATGTCATCATTAGCAAGATGGTCTTTCAATAG